One window from the genome of Echinicola vietnamensis DSM 17526 encodes:
- a CDS encoding YbaB/EbfC family nucleoid-associated protein, giving the protein MFDFMNIMNKVKEAQAKIKEKQAELVHLTAEAEAGAGMVKVIVNGHRQMVDIAIDESLMTPDDKDMLKDLIVAAANKAYEKMDKIIKEEMQKATEGMMPNIPGMDMGSMFG; this is encoded by the coding sequence ATGTTTGATTTTATGAATATCATGAACAAGGTGAAGGAAGCTCAGGCCAAGATCAAAGAAAAGCAGGCAGAGCTGGTTCACCTTACTGCCGAAGCAGAAGCAGGAGCCGGGATGGTGAAGGTAATTGTCAATGGCCACCGTCAAATGGTCGACATCGCCATTGATGAAAGCTTGATGACACCGGACGACAAGGACATGCTCAAAGACCTCATCGTGGCAGCGGCCAACAAGGCCTATGAAAAGATGGACAAAATCATCAAGGAAGAGATGCAAAAAGCCACGGAAGGAATGATGCCCAATATTCCTGGTATGGACATGGGGAGCATGTTTGGATGA
- the hisS gene encoding histidine--tRNA ligase gives MSIQKPSLPKGTRDFGPAQMARRNYILDTIKGTFRLFGYQQLETPSMENLSVLTGKYGDEGDQLLFKILNSGDFLKKVRPEDLEKGAVQVLPKVAEKGLRYDLTVPFARYVVMNRNEITFPFKRYQIQPVWRADRPQKGRYREFYQCDADVVGTDSLICEAEILLMIRKVFAAFGLSDYDIKINNRKILTGISEVIGAPGKEGELCVAIDKLDKIGWEKVQEELVQRGFHQDAIQKLTPIIKLEGDNNNKLEFLKDFLATSEEGLKGVAELEEVFSLLEGFGENQAHVVFDVVLARGLSYYTGAIFEVKVNNVSIGSVSGGGRYDNLTGVFGLEGVSGVGFSFGVDRIYDVLEELGLFPEEEMQATSVMIGYFDEKGRNYGLKVLNGLRKAGLSAEIYPDVAKVKKQFNYADKKQIPYVMMIGDDEIAAHKVALKNLKTGTQEMHTLEEAIGIIKAS, from the coding sequence ATGAGTATCCAAAAACCATCATTACCCAAAGGGACCCGCGATTTTGGCCCGGCACAAATGGCCCGCAGAAACTATATCCTGGACACCATCAAAGGTACTTTCCGCCTTTTTGGCTACCAGCAGTTGGAGACACCGTCCATGGAAAATTTATCGGTGCTGACCGGTAAGTATGGGGATGAAGGGGATCAATTGCTTTTTAAGATTTTGAACAGCGGTGATTTTCTCAAAAAAGTCCGACCGGAAGATTTGGAAAAAGGTGCGGTACAGGTATTGCCTAAAGTGGCGGAGAAAGGGCTGAGGTATGATCTGACGGTACCTTTTGCGCGTTATGTCGTGATGAACAGAAACGAGATTACTTTTCCGTTTAAGCGTTACCAGATCCAGCCGGTGTGGCGGGCAGACAGGCCCCAAAAGGGACGATATAGAGAATTTTACCAGTGTGATGCCGATGTGGTCGGTACAGACAGCCTGATCTGTGAAGCGGAAATCCTGCTAATGATCAGGAAGGTGTTTGCTGCATTTGGGTTGAGCGACTATGATATTAAGATCAATAACCGCAAGATCCTCACCGGGATTTCGGAGGTGATCGGGGCGCCCGGAAAAGAGGGCGAACTTTGCGTGGCCATCGATAAGCTGGACAAAATTGGCTGGGAGAAGGTTCAGGAAGAATTGGTGCAGCGAGGCTTTCACCAAGATGCCATCCAAAAACTGACTCCTATTATCAAGTTGGAAGGGGATAACAATAATAAACTGGAGTTCCTGAAGGACTTTTTAGCCACAAGTGAAGAAGGGCTGAAAGGTGTGGCCGAATTGGAAGAAGTCTTTTCCCTGTTGGAAGGGTTCGGCGAAAACCAAGCGCATGTCGTCTTCGATGTGGTACTGGCGCGCGGACTGTCCTATTATACAGGAGCCATATTTGAAGTGAAAGTGAACAATGTATCCATTGGCTCCGTCAGTGGTGGCGGTAGGTATGATAACCTGACCGGTGTGTTTGGACTTGAGGGAGTTTCCGGTGTAGGTTTTTCTTTTGGCGTGGACAGGATCTATGATGTGTTGGAGGAGCTAGGGCTCTTTCCAGAAGAAGAAATGCAGGCGACATCCGTGATGATCGGTTATTTCGATGAAAAGGGCCGGAACTATGGACTGAAAGTGCTCAATGGACTTCGCAAGGCCGGGCTGTCAGCGGAAATCTATCCTGATGTCGCGAAGGTCAAAAAGCAGTTCAATTATGCCGATAAAAAGCAAATCCCCTACGTGATGATGATTGGGGACGATGAAATCGCAGCCCATAAAGTGGCCTTGAAGAATTTAAAGACAGGAACGCAGGAAATGCACACGCTGGAAGAAGCCATAGGAATTATCAAAGCCAGCTAG